One segment of Streptomyces bathyalis DNA contains the following:
- a CDS encoding DUF3040 domain-containing protein, translating to MPLSEHEQRMLEQMERALYAEDPKFATALEGSELRRYTRKRVYQAVAGFLVGIALLMAGMVAQQIWISVVGFLVMLGCAVLAVTGWRKAPKSGEQQQQGQGSAQQSGGSGGGGSASTRRQPRSRRSMMNRIEERWQRRRDEGQ from the coding sequence GTGCCGCTCTCTGAGCACGAGCAGCGCATGCTCGAGCAGATGGAGCGAGCGCTGTACGCCGAAGATCCCAAGTTCGCGACAGCGCTCGAGGGAAGTGAGCTGCGCAGGTACACCCGCAAGCGGGTCTACCAGGCGGTCGCAGGCTTTCTGGTGGGCATCGCCCTGCTCATGGCCGGAATGGTCGCGCAGCAGATCTGGATCAGCGTCGTGGGCTTCCTCGTCATGCTCGGGTGTGCCGTCCTGGCGGTCACCGGCTGGCGCAAGGCCCCCAAGAGCGGCGAGCAACAGCAACAGGGGCAGGGAAGCGCGCAGCAGAGCGGCGGCAGCGGAGGCGGCGGCTCTGCGTCCACGCGCCGCCAGCCACGCTCCCGCCGGTCGATGATGAACCGCATCGAGGAGCGGTGGCAGCGCCGCCGCGACGAGGGCCAGTAG
- a CDS encoding transglutaminase TgpA family protein: MSGRGRLALCAALATLAAAFALLPLVEPATWLLQAALLLGAQTVVGALTRRVPLARPLTPMVQAVVSLLLLTFFFVRDEAFAGLLPGPAAFAEFGQLLAQGGHDVGRYAIPAPVTDGIRLMLVGGVLVIGLLVDALAVTFRSAAPAGLPLLALYSVAAGLARDGAGWPWFLCAAGGYLLLLLAEGRERLSQWGRVFTDRGRPGSSSYQPGGVEGPATAPVRTGRRIGALTLGLALIVPALMPSLGSGLLDAARNGRGGLGQNGGTVSAVNPLVALQDSLNQAEDRTALSYTTSTRSTQEMYLRIVALDRFDGSSWKPSERRIDAVPDPLPAPPGLSPDVRTEKVRSNVVAADWYSQNWLPMPYPANRVRLDGRWRFEPEGRTLVGDRGQTTRGQRYQVESLLVEPTARQLRQAPDPARAVTEEYTKVPESLPPVVKRTAQQVTRNAPDDYERAVRLQDWFASDGGFAYDTRVRAGSGSAAIANFLEQKEGFCVHFAFTMAAMARTLGIPARVAVGFTPGTADAEGRMNVGLKDAHAWPELYFEGVGWTRFEPTPTRGTPPPYAQPDTPDPRENPAEQLPDRGQSAEPSPVPSESESCDADAKRLDPECGQAAPSPDSGSGDGGFPVGTVAGVAAASLLGLGLLMLPMLWRVRTRARRLGGRDGPPVPGRDADGVVVLDAWRELVDSGWDHGVVPDESATPRKAAERIVRIGDLGPDAAEAAFRVALEVEQVLYAPRPRPGAGVRADVLLVRAALREAAPRSLRIRALLLPPSSIRVMWTVTGAVTAVRDRWLGALRVRFAK, from the coding sequence ATGAGCGGACGGGGACGGCTCGCTCTGTGCGCCGCGCTGGCCACTCTCGCGGCGGCCTTCGCGCTGCTGCCGCTGGTGGAACCGGCCACGTGGCTCCTGCAGGCGGCGCTGCTGCTCGGGGCACAGACGGTGGTGGGCGCGCTGACCCGCCGCGTGCCGCTGGCGCGCCCGCTGACACCGATGGTGCAGGCGGTGGTCTCCCTCCTGCTGCTGACGTTCTTCTTCGTACGGGACGAGGCGTTCGCCGGGCTGCTGCCGGGGCCCGCCGCCTTCGCGGAGTTCGGGCAGCTGCTCGCCCAAGGCGGTCACGACGTGGGCCGGTACGCCATACCGGCACCGGTGACCGACGGCATAAGGCTCATGCTGGTGGGCGGCGTCCTCGTGATCGGTCTGCTGGTCGACGCGCTGGCGGTGACGTTCCGCAGCGCGGCACCCGCCGGGCTCCCCCTGCTGGCGCTCTACTCCGTGGCGGCCGGGCTGGCGCGGGACGGTGCCGGCTGGCCCTGGTTCCTGTGCGCTGCCGGCGGCTACCTGCTGCTTCTGCTCGCCGAGGGCCGAGAACGGCTCTCGCAGTGGGGCCGCGTCTTCACCGACCGGGGACGCCCCGGGTCCTCCTCCTACCAGCCCGGCGGCGTCGAGGGGCCCGCGACCGCACCCGTACGCACGGGGCGGCGGATCGGCGCCCTGACGCTCGGCCTCGCCCTGATCGTGCCGGCACTGATGCCGTCGCTGGGCAGCGGCCTGCTGGACGCGGCACGCAACGGCAGAGGCGGCCTGGGCCAGAACGGCGGCACCGTCTCGGCGGTCAACCCGCTGGTGGCGCTGCAGGACAGCCTCAACCAGGCCGAGGACCGTACCGCCCTGAGCTACACGACCAGCACGCGGAGCACCCAGGAGATGTATCTGCGGATCGTCGCCCTGGACCGCTTCGACGGCTCCTCGTGGAAGCCCTCGGAGCGGCGCATAGATGCCGTACCGGACCCGCTGCCCGCGCCGCCGGGGCTCTCACCGGACGTACGGACGGAGAAGGTCCGCAGCAACGTCGTCGCAGCCGACTGGTACTCGCAGAACTGGCTCCCGATGCCGTATCCGGCCAACCGCGTGCGCCTGGACGGGCGCTGGCGCTTCGAGCCGGAGGGGCGCACCCTGGTCGGCGACCGCGGACAGACCACAAGAGGCCAGCGCTACCAGGTGGAGAGCCTGCTCGTGGAGCCGACGGCGCGTCAGCTGCGCCAGGCACCGGATCCGGCGCGTGCGGTCACCGAGGAGTACACGAAGGTGCCGGAGTCGCTGCCGCCGGTGGTGAAGCGGACCGCTCAGCAGGTCACGCGCAACGCACCGGACGACTACGAGCGGGCGGTGCGCCTCCAGGACTGGTTCGCCTCGGACGGTGGCTTCGCCTACGACACCCGGGTGCGGGCCGGCAGCGGCTCCGCGGCCATCGCCAACTTCCTTGAGCAGAAGGAGGGTTTCTGCGTCCACTTCGCCTTCACGATGGCGGCCATGGCGCGCACGCTGGGCATCCCGGCGCGGGTCGCTGTCGGCTTCACCCCAGGCACCGCGGACGCGGAGGGGCGCATGAACGTGGGCCTCAAGGACGCGCACGCCTGGCCGGAGCTGTACTTCGAGGGCGTCGGCTGGACGAGGTTCGAGCCGACGCCGACGCGGGGCACCCCGCCCCCGTATGCGCAGCCGGACACACCCGATCCCCGTGAGAACCCCGCGGAGCAGCTTCCCGACCGGGGGCAGAGCGCCGAACCGTCACCCGTGCCCTCCGAGTCCGAGAGCTGCGACGCGGACGCGAAGCGGCTGGATCCGGAATGCGGACAGGCGGCACCGTCCCCAGACAGCGGGAGCGGCGACGGCGGCTTCCCGGTCGGCACTGTCGCGGGCGTCGCGGCGGCGTCGCTGCTGGGCCTGGGGCTGCTGATGCTGCCGATGCTGTGGCGCGTACGTACGAGAGCGAGACGGCTCGGCGGGCGGGACGGGCCGCCGGTGCCCGGCCGCGACGCGGACGGCGTCGTGGTGCTCGATGCCTGGCGCGAGCTGGTCGACAGCGGCTGGGACCACGGCGTGGTGCCCGACGAGTCGGCCACGCCGCGGAAAGCCGCGGAACGCATCGTCCGGATCGGAGATCTGGGGCCCGATGCGGCGGAGGCGGCGTTCCGCGTGGCCCTGGAGGTGGAGCAGGTCCTGTACGCGCCGCGACCGCGTCCCGGGGCAGGTGTGCGGGCGGACGTGCTGCTGGTCAGAGCCGCCCTGCGGGAGGCGGCGCCGCGCAGTCTGCGGATCCGTGCACTGCTGCTGCCGCCCTCATCCATCCGGGTGATGTGGACGGTGACGGGGGCCGTGACGGCAGTCCGTGACAGGTGGCTGGGGGCTCTGCGGGTCCGGTTCGCCAAGTAG
- a CDS encoding DUF58 domain-containing protein translates to MSGSPGPGAGPAEQAVGKAARGGGRADSREEEDGGACREKQRGTLRTALGGLTTRGRSFLAAGMAAAVCAYVLGQADLLRVGMLLAALPLVCVLVLYRTRYRVAGSRRLSPARVTVRSEARVHLRMDNVSRLPTGLLMLEDRVPYVLGPRPRFVLDRVEPGGQREVSYRVRSEMRGSYPLGPLQLRLTDPFGMCELTRSFSTYDTLMVVPRTVPLPPVRLTGDATGYGDGRHRSLALAGEDDVIPRGYRHGDDLRRVHWRSTARYGELMVRREEQPQKARCTVLLDTRRGAYAGSGPDSQFEWAVSGAASVCLHLLERGYAVRLLTDTGTMVPGPEGVGFAGDSSDTAGLLLDTLALLEQSDQEGMSYAYDMLRGAAGGQEGLLVAFLGELDEEQAVTVARMRQRTNKAVAFCSAGTADVEGEDQVPEYEGESAAWGNSAPHGPGPGDEGVPAAATATVPPPGAVEDDEPLQVLREAGWTALRGGPDLAMPDLWQEADDATLGGMRP, encoded by the coding sequence ATGTCGGGGAGTCCCGGGCCGGGCGCGGGGCCCGCCGAACAGGCAGTCGGCAAGGCCGCCAGGGGCGGCGGCCGGGCGGACTCCCGCGAGGAGGAGGACGGCGGGGCGTGCCGCGAGAAGCAGCGCGGCACGCTGCGTACCGCGCTCGGAGGCCTCACGACCCGCGGCAGATCGTTCCTGGCGGCCGGCATGGCCGCGGCGGTCTGCGCGTACGTACTCGGACAGGCCGACCTGCTGCGGGTGGGGATGCTGCTGGCGGCGCTGCCGCTGGTGTGCGTGCTGGTGCTGTACCGGACGCGCTACCGGGTCGCGGGCTCGCGCAGGCTCTCCCCCGCGCGGGTCACGGTCCGCTCGGAGGCCCGGGTGCACCTGCGGATGGACAACGTCTCGCGGCTCCCGACGGGACTGCTGATGCTGGAGGACCGGGTGCCGTACGTGCTCGGGCCACGCCCCCGCTTCGTGCTGGACCGGGTCGAGCCGGGCGGCCAGCGCGAGGTCTCGTACCGGGTGCGCTCCGAGATGCGCGGCAGCTATCCGCTGGGGCCGCTGCAGCTGCGCCTGACCGACCCGTTCGGGATGTGCGAACTGACGCGCTCCTTCAGCACGTACGACACCCTCATGGTGGTGCCGCGGACCGTGCCGTTGCCTCCGGTCCGGCTCACGGGCGACGCCACCGGCTACGGGGACGGGCGGCACCGCTCGCTCGCGCTCGCCGGAGAGGACGACGTGATCCCGCGCGGCTACCGGCACGGCGACGACCTGCGCCGCGTCCACTGGCGCTCGACTGCCCGCTACGGCGAGCTGATGGTGCGCCGCGAGGAGCAGCCGCAGAAGGCGCGGTGCACGGTGCTGCTGGACACCCGCCGCGGCGCCTACGCCGGTTCGGGACCGGACTCGCAGTTCGAGTGGGCCGTCTCGGGCGCCGCCTCGGTCTGTCTGCATCTGCTGGAGCGCGGCTACGCCGTCCGGCTGCTGACGGACACGGGAACGATGGTCCCGGGCCCCGAGGGAGTCGGCTTCGCCGGGGACTCCTCGGACACTGCCGGGCTGCTCCTGGACACCCTCGCCCTCCTCGAACAGTCCGACCAGGAGGGGATGTCGTACGCCTACGACATGCTGCGCGGAGCGGCGGGCGGGCAGGAGGGACTGCTGGTCGCCTTCCTGGGTGAGCTCGACGAGGAACAGGCGGTCACGGTGGCGCGGATGCGTCAGCGCACGAACAAGGCTGTGGCCTTCTGCTCCGCCGGAACCGCAGACGTCGAGGGCGAGGACCAAGTACCGGAGTACGAGGGCGAGTCGGCGGCGTGGGGCAACTCCGCCCCGCACGGGCCCGGCCCCGGGGACGAGGGCGTGCCGGCCGCCGCGACCGCCACCGTCCCGCCGCCCGGCGCGGTCGAGGACGACGAGCCTCTGCAGGTGCTGCGTGAGGCGGGGTGGACGGCGCTGCGCGGCGGCCCGGACCTGGCCATGCCCGACCTGTGGCAGGAAGCGGACGACGCGACCCTAGGGGGAATGCGGCCATGA
- a CDS encoding methyltransferase yields the protein MSRPSASRRTAVVWEVLRGALDQRVKASGKETLEVLDTGGGTGNFAVPVAELGHRVTVVDPSPNALFGLERRAAEAGVEGRVSGVQGDAHGLFDVVERGGYDVVLCHGVLEYVDDPAEGLGNVVAALRPEGGTLSLLAAGLGGAVMGRALAGHFTEARHALTGPDGRWGEGDPMPRRFTPEQLTALVDDTGLAVTALHGVRVFADLVPGALVDTEPDAEAALVRLESAASELPAFQAVASQLHVLAEARYHER from the coding sequence ATGTCCCGCCCCAGCGCATCCCGCCGTACCGCCGTGGTCTGGGAGGTACTGCGAGGAGCCCTCGACCAGCGGGTCAAGGCAAGCGGCAAGGAGACCCTCGAAGTCCTCGACACCGGAGGCGGTACGGGCAACTTCGCGGTGCCGGTCGCCGAACTCGGCCACCGGGTCACGGTCGTGGACCCGAGCCCCAACGCCCTGTTCGGGCTCGAACGCCGCGCCGCTGAGGCCGGAGTTGAGGGCAGGGTCAGCGGCGTGCAGGGCGACGCACACGGCCTCTTCGACGTCGTGGAGCGCGGCGGGTACGACGTGGTCCTCTGCCACGGCGTCCTGGAGTACGTCGACGATCCGGCCGAGGGACTGGGCAACGTCGTCGCGGCGCTGCGCCCCGAGGGCGGCACTCTCAGCCTGCTCGCAGCCGGACTGGGAGGCGCCGTGATGGGCCGCGCCCTCGCCGGTCACTTCACCGAGGCACGGCACGCGTTGACGGGTCCGGACGGACGCTGGGGCGAGGGCGACCCGATGCCCCGCCGGTTCACCCCCGAGCAGCTGACCGCGCTCGTGGACGACACGGGCCTGGCCGTCACGGCCCTGCACGGCGTCCGCGTCTTCGCCGACCTGGTGCCCGGCGCGCTCGTCGACACGGAACCGGACGCCGAAGCGGCCCTGGTGAGGCTCGAGAGCGCCGCCTCCGAACTGCCCGCGTTCCAGGCGGTTGCGAGTCAGCTGCATGTCCTGGCCGAGGCGCGGTACCACGAACGGTGA
- a CDS encoding SAV_6107 family HEPN domain-containing protein — MVPVQRPSRGAPPNSPPANDVHPVLRRAAAPPAALDLLAQAQHGLDEAVAMETANERFATAHLAALRTAAAVLAVRGRPESSERRRRAIRSAWEVLPEAAPELAEWSVLFASGAPKRARAEAGIQGAASWREADDLVRDTGVFLRLVERMLVSQPALPQPRIAPSDEGLVAARLRSQGTEEDQRHPRAG; from the coding sequence TTGGTTCCCGTGCAGCGACCCTCTCGGGGAGCGCCCCCGAACTCCCCGCCGGCAAACGACGTCCACCCCGTCCTGCGGAGGGCGGCCGCACCGCCCGCCGCTCTCGACCTGCTCGCCCAGGCGCAGCACGGGCTGGACGAGGCCGTGGCCATGGAGACGGCCAACGAGCGGTTCGCCACGGCTCATCTGGCGGCGCTGCGCACGGCTGCCGCCGTGCTCGCGGTGCGCGGGCGCCCGGAGAGCAGCGAGCGGCGCAGGCGGGCCATACGCAGCGCCTGGGAGGTGCTGCCCGAGGCCGCCCCCGAACTCGCCGAGTGGAGCGTCCTGTTCGCCTCCGGCGCGCCGAAGCGTGCCCGTGCCGAAGCCGGCATACAGGGCGCGGCGAGCTGGCGTGAGGCCGACGACCTCGTGCGTGACACCGGGGTCTTCCTGCGGCTGGTCGAGCGGATGCTGGTGTCTCAGCCGGCGCTGCCGCAGCCGCGGATCGCCCCGTCCGACGAGGGCCTCGTCGCCGCCCGGTTACGTTCGCAGGGCACCGAGGAGGACCAGCGGCACCCCCGCGCGGGGTGA